One Setaria italica strain Yugu1 chromosome I, Setaria_italica_v2.0, whole genome shotgun sequence DNA window includes the following coding sequences:
- the LOC101759372 gene encoding dof zinc finger protein 1, with translation MMAGAPPMHICMDSDWLKGIVPEEPGMGSSSPSAELIACPRPVHAAAADRRLRPQHDQPLKCPRCESTHTKFCYYNNYSLSQPRYFCKTCRRYWTKGGSLRNVPVGGGCRKNKRASAKKPAAPPMLQAAHARQVAETGLHLSFSGMLQLPPPTAAADPLCSLGLLDWKYDPILAGPGAAAGALDGAGSEAQFSGAGMMGIPGGGECHALSALRYAAGLGEHLQLQGLPFGARAEHDAVEVKPAAAAERLLSLDWYGEAASRAPESAISSLGALGLWSGMLGGAHQHHGSSAAI, from the exons ATGATGGCCGGAGCACCGCCGATGCACATCTGCATGGACTCGGACTGGCTCAAG GGCATCGTCCCCGAGGAGCCCGGGATGGGGTCGTCGTCCCCGTCGGCGGAGCTGATCGCGTGCCCGCGGCCGGtgcacgccgcggcggcggaccggCGCCTGCGCCCGCAGCACGACCAGCCGCTCAAGTGCCCGCGGTGCGAGTCCACGCACACCAAGTTCTGCTACTACAACAACTACAGCCTCTCGCAGCCGCGCTACTTCTGCAAGACGTGCCGCCGCTACTGGACCAAGGGCGGCTCGCTCCGCAACGTCCCCGTTGGCGGCGGGTGCCGCAAGAACAAGCGCGCCAGCGCCAAGaagcccgccgcgccgcctatGCTCCAGGCGGCGCATGCGCGGCAGGTGGCGGAGACCGGCCTCCACCTGTCGTTCTCCGGTATGCTGCAGCTGCCGCCTCCGACAGCCGCGGCGGACCCGCTGTGCAGCCTCGGCCTCCTGGACTGGAAGTACGACCCGATCCTTGCAGGAcccggtgccgcggccggcgcgctgGATGGCGCCGGCTCCGAGGCGCAGTTTTCCGGGGCGGGCATGATGGgcatccccggcggcggcgagtgccaCGCGCTGAGCGCGCTCCGGTacgcggccggcctgggcgaGCACCTGCAGCTTCAGGGGCTTCCGTTCGGGGCGCGCGCGGAGCACGACGCCGTGGAGgtgaagccggcggcggcagcggagaggCTGCTGTCGCTGGACTGGtacggcgaggcggcgagccGCGCGCCAGAGAGCGCCATCAGCTCGCTGGGCGCGCTGGGCCTGTGGAGCGGCATGCTCGGCGGCGCGCACCAGCACCATGGCTCCTCCGCGGCCATCTGA